A stretch of Pseudomonas sp. CCC3.1 DNA encodes these proteins:
- the urtA gene encoding urea ABC transporter substrate-binding protein has translation MKRRSLIKAFTLTASIAAMGLTWTVQAAETIKVGILHSLSGTMAISETSLKDMALMTIDEINAKGGVNGKMLEPVVVDPASNWPLFAEKSRQLLTQDKVAVVFGCWTSVSRKSVLPVFEELNGLLFYPVQYEGEEMSPNVFYTGAAPNQQAIPAVEYLMSEDGGSAKRFVLLGTDYVYPRTTNKILRAFLHSKGVADKDIEEVYTPFGHSDYQTIVSNIKKFSAGGKTAVISTVNGDSNVPFYKELANQGLKATDVPVIAFSVGEEELRGIDTKPLVGNLAAWNYFQSVENPVNKKFVDDWKAYAKAHNLPGADKAVTNDPMEATYVGIHMWAQAAEKAKSTDVDKVREAMAGQTFAAPSGYTLTMDKTNHHLHKPVMIGEIQDDGQFNVVWQTKEPIRAQPWSPYIPGNDKKPDYAVKSN, from the coding sequence ATGAAGCGTCGTAGCCTGATCAAAGCCTTTACCCTCACGGCATCCATTGCGGCCATGGGCCTGACCTGGACGGTGCAAGCCGCCGAAACCATCAAAGTCGGGATTCTGCATTCGCTGTCCGGGACCATGGCGATCTCCGAGACCTCGCTCAAAGACATGGCCTTGATGACCATCGACGAGATCAACGCCAAAGGCGGGGTCAACGGCAAGATGCTCGAACCGGTGGTGGTCGACCCGGCGTCCAACTGGCCGCTGTTCGCTGAAAAAAGCCGTCAGTTGCTGACTCAGGACAAGGTCGCCGTGGTGTTCGGTTGCTGGACCTCGGTGTCGCGTAAATCGGTATTGCCGGTGTTTGAAGAACTCAACGGCCTGCTGTTCTACCCGGTGCAATACGAGGGCGAAGAAATGTCGCCTAACGTGTTCTACACCGGTGCAGCGCCCAACCAGCAGGCGATCCCGGCGGTTGAATATTTGATGAGCGAAGACGGCGGCAGCGCCAAGCGCTTTGTGTTGCTGGGCACCGACTACGTGTACCCGCGCACCACCAATAAAATCCTGCGCGCGTTCCTGCATTCCAAAGGCGTGGCCGACAAGGACATCGAAGAGGTGTACACCCCGTTTGGTCACAGCGATTACCAGACCATCGTGTCCAACATCAAAAAATTCTCGGCCGGTGGCAAGACCGCTGTGATCTCCACCGTCAACGGCGACTCCAACGTGCCGTTCTATAAAGAGCTGGCCAACCAGGGCCTGAAAGCCACCGACGTGCCGGTGATTGCGTTCTCGGTAGGCGAAGAAGAACTGCGCGGCATCGACACCAAACCGCTGGTGGGCAACCTGGCAGCCTGGAACTACTTCCAGTCGGTAGAGAACCCGGTCAACAAAAAATTTGTGGATGACTGGAAAGCCTACGCCAAGGCCCACAACCTGCCGGGCGCTGACAAAGCCGTGACTAACGACCCGATGGAAGCCACCTATGTCGGCATCCACATGTGGGCGCAGGCCGCTGAAAAAGCCAAGTCCACGGACGTCGACAAAGTGCGTGAAGCCATGGCCGGCCAGACCTTCGCCGCGCCATCGGGCTACACCCTGACCATGGACAAGACCAATCACCACCTGCACAAGCCCGTCATGATTGGCGAAATTCAGGATGACGGTCAGTTCAACGTCGTGTGGCAAACCAAAGAGCCGATCCGCGCCCAGCCGTGGAGCCCGTACATTCCTGGCAACGACAAAAAGCCGGATTACGCGGTGAAGAGTAACTAA
- the urtB gene encoding urea ABC transporter permease subunit UrtB translates to MPTALYRLILGCLLLLPLAVFADDASDFAAANNSEQAQLLESWAAQPTPARVELINSLQQGQISVAGEVKTLRLNNRLRGLIDTALASHQLLAADPKLRLNAAQQLQKSAKPAQLKFLDQQLATETDSDVHSALSLALANLQLVDPDPAVRLAAVRLLGETGEPLARTRLETLLQPDVETDASVRTAAETSLAQVKRKLLIGDLLGQAFSGLSLGSILLLAALGLAITFGLLGVINMAHGEMLMLGAYSTYCVQLLFQRFAPGAIEFYPLLALPVAFFVTAAVGMVLERTIIRHLYGRPLETLLATWGISLILIQLVRVLFGAQNVEVANPAWLSGGLQVLPNLVLPYNRLVIIVFALAVVVLTWLLLNKTRLGLNVRAVTQNRNMAACCGVPTGRVDMLAFGLGSGIAGLGGVALSQIGNVGPDLGQGYIIDSFLVVVLGGVGQLAGTVYAAFGLGIANKILEPQIGAVLGKILILGLIILFIQKRPQGLFALKGRVID, encoded by the coding sequence ATGCCCACTGCCCTTTACCGTCTCATCCTCGGCTGCTTGCTGTTGCTGCCATTGGCCGTCTTCGCCGATGACGCCAGCGACTTCGCAGCGGCCAACAATTCCGAGCAGGCCCAGCTCCTCGAAAGCTGGGCCGCACAGCCCACACCCGCCCGCGTAGAGCTGATCAACAGCCTGCAACAAGGCCAGATCAGCGTCGCTGGCGAAGTCAAAACCCTGCGCCTGAACAACCGCCTGCGCGGTCTGATCGACACTGCACTGGCCAGTCATCAACTGCTGGCCGCCGACCCGAAACTGCGGCTGAACGCCGCGCAACAGCTGCAAAAGTCCGCCAAACCGGCGCAACTCAAGTTCCTCGACCAGCAACTGGCAACCGAGACCGACAGCGATGTGCACTCGGCCCTCAGCCTGGCGTTGGCCAATCTGCAACTGGTCGACCCCGATCCGGCAGTTCGCCTGGCCGCCGTGCGCCTGCTCGGCGAAACCGGCGAACCGCTGGCGCGCACCCGCCTTGAAACCCTGCTGCAACCCGACGTCGAAACCGATGCCAGCGTGCGCACCGCCGCCGAAACCAGCCTGGCGCAAGTCAAACGAAAATTGCTGATCGGCGACTTGTTGGGCCAAGCCTTCAGCGGCCTGTCGCTGGGTTCGATTCTGCTGCTCGCGGCACTCGGTCTGGCCATCACCTTCGGCCTGCTGGGCGTGATCAACATGGCCCACGGCGAGATGCTGATGCTGGGCGCCTACTCGACCTATTGCGTGCAATTGCTGTTTCAACGCTTCGCCCCCGGCGCCATCGAGTTCTACCCGTTGCTGGCGTTGCCGGTGGCGTTCTTCGTCACCGCCGCCGTGGGCATGGTGCTGGAGCGCACCATCATTCGTCACCTCTACGGCCGCCCGCTGGAAACCCTGCTCGCCACCTGGGGCATCAGTCTGATCCTGATCCAACTGGTGCGCGTGCTGTTCGGCGCACAGAACGTTGAAGTGGCCAACCCGGCCTGGCTCTCGGGCGGGCTGCAAGTACTGCCCAACCTGGTGCTGCCGTACAACCGTCTGGTGATCATCGTCTTCGCCCTAGCGGTAGTAGTGCTGACCTGGCTGCTGCTGAACAAAACCCGACTGGGCCTCAACGTGCGCGCTGTTACCCAGAACCGCAACATGGCCGCCTGCTGCGGCGTGCCAACAGGGCGCGTCGACATGCTCGCGTTTGGCCTGGGCTCGGGCATTGCCGGGCTGGGCGGCGTGGCCTTGAGCCAGATCGGTAACGTCGGCCCGGACCTCGGTCAGGGCTACATCATCGACTCGTTCCTGGTGGTGGTGCTGGGCGGCGTCGGCCAACTGGCGGGCACTGTGTACGCAGCCTTCGGGCTGGGCATCGCGAACAAGATCCTCGAACCACAGATTGGCGCCGTGCTCGGCAAAATCCTGATCCTGGGGCTGATCATTCTGTTTATCCAGAAGCGCCCGCAAGGTCTCTTCGCGCTTAAAGGACGGGTGATCGACTGA
- the urtC gene encoding urea ABC transporter permease subunit UrtC, which produces MNQPLMLTATQKAGPTLTALVGGLVLLVLLAMPLLSLLPADSPFQVSAYTLTLVGKILCYAIVALALDLVWGYAGLLSLGHGLFFALGGYAMGMYLMRQASGDELPAFMTFLSWTELPWYWVGTEHFWWAMCLVVLAPGLLALVFGFFAFRSRIKGVYFSIMTQALTFAGMLLFFRNETGFGGNNGFTNFRSILGFGITEPGTRAVLFFATVLLLVVSLFLGWRLARSKFGRVLTALRDAENRLMFCGYDPRGFKLFVWVLSAVLCGLAGALYVPQVGIINPGEMSPTNSIEAAVWVALGGRGTLIGPLLGAGVVNGMKSWFTVAFPEYWLFFLGALFIIVTLYLPKGVIGLLKKKGEQ; this is translated from the coding sequence ATGAATCAGCCTCTGATGCTTACTGCCACGCAAAAAGCCGGGCCCACACTCACCGCGCTGGTGGGCGGGCTTGTGTTGCTGGTGCTGCTGGCCATGCCGCTGCTCTCGCTGTTGCCCGCCGACAGTCCGTTCCAGGTCTCGGCTTACACCCTGACCTTGGTGGGCAAAATTCTCTGTTACGCCATCGTCGCGCTGGCGCTGGATCTGGTGTGGGGCTACGCCGGGCTGCTGTCGCTGGGCCACGGGTTGTTCTTCGCGCTGGGCGGCTACGCCATGGGCATGTACCTGATGCGCCAGGCCTCGGGCGATGAATTGCCCGCGTTCATGACATTTCTGTCGTGGACTGAGCTGCCGTGGTACTGGGTCGGGACCGAACATTTCTGGTGGGCCATGTGCCTGGTGGTACTGGCGCCCGGGTTGCTCGCGCTGGTGTTCGGCTTCTTCGCCTTCCGCTCGCGGATCAAGGGCGTGTACTTCTCGATCATGACCCAGGCCCTGACCTTCGCCGGGATGCTGCTGTTTTTCCGCAACGAAACCGGCTTTGGCGGCAACAACGGCTTTACCAACTTCCGCAGCATTCTGGGGTTTGGCATCACCGAACCCGGCACCCGCGCCGTGCTGTTTTTCGCCACCGTGCTGTTGCTGGTGGTCAGCCTGTTCCTGGGCTGGCGTCTGGCGCGCAGCAAGTTTGGCCGCGTGCTGACTGCACTGCGTGACGCCGAAAACCGCCTGATGTTCTGCGGCTACGACCCACGCGGCTTCAAGCTGTTTGTCTGGGTGTTGAGCGCCGTGCTGTGCGGCTTGGCGGGCGCGTTGTATGTGCCGCAAGTGGGCATCATCAACCCCGGCGAAATGTCGCCGACCAACTCCATCGAAGCCGCCGTATGGGTGGCCTTGGGCGGGCGCGGCACCTTGATCGGGCCGTTGCTTGGCGCGGGCGTGGTCAACGGCATGAAGAGCTGGTTCACCGTGGCCTTCCCTGAATACTGGCTGTTCTTCCTGGGCGCGCTGTTCATCATCGTGACCTTGTACCTGCCCAAAGGCGTGATCGGCCTGCTGAAGAAAAAGGGCGAACAATGA
- the urtD gene encoding urea ABC transporter ATP-binding protein UrtD: MRNVMLEPLIDPNKDAGSSRDAIGLGHSAGKGLNTRHGTILTLEDISVSFDGFKALNNLNLYIGVGELRCIIGPNGAGKTTMMDVITGKTRPSEGQAWFGETLDLRQMSEVQIAQAGIGRKFQKPTVFEALSVFENLELAQKTDKSVWASLRATLTGEQKDRIGEVLDTIRLTSSAQRPAGLLSHGQKQFLEIGMLLVQDPQLLLLDEPVAGMTDAETEFTAELFKRLAGKHSLMVVEHDMGFVGSIADHVTVLHQGSVLAEGSLEQVQADERVIEVYLGR, from the coding sequence ATGAGGAATGTCATGCTCGAACCTCTCATCGACCCCAACAAAGACGCTGGCAGCAGCCGCGACGCCATCGGCTTGGGCCACTCCGCTGGCAAAGGCCTGAACACCCGCCACGGGACGATTTTGACCCTGGAAGACATCAGCGTCAGCTTCGATGGCTTCAAGGCGCTGAACAACCTCAACCTGTACATCGGCGTGGGTGAATTGCGCTGCATCATCGGCCCCAATGGCGCGGGCAAAACCACGATGATGGACGTCATCACCGGCAAAACCCGGCCCAGCGAAGGCCAGGCCTGGTTTGGTGAAACCCTCGATTTGCGGCAGATGAGCGAAGTGCAAATCGCCCAAGCCGGGATCGGCCGCAAGTTTCAAAAGCCCACGGTTTTCGAAGCCTTGAGCGTGTTTGAAAACCTGGAACTGGCGCAGAAAACCGACAAATCGGTGTGGGCCAGCTTGCGCGCCACGCTCACCGGCGAGCAAAAAGACCGCATCGGCGAAGTCCTCGACACCATCCGCCTGACCAGCTCGGCACAGCGCCCGGCGGGGTTGCTGTCCCACGGCCAGAAACAGTTTCTGGAGATCGGCATGCTGCTGGTTCAAGACCCGCAACTGTTGTTGCTGGACGAGCCGGTGGCGGGCATGACCGACGCCGAAACTGAGTTCACCGCCGAGCTGTTCAAACGCCTTGCGGGCAAGCACTCGCTGATGGTGGTGGAACACGACATGGGCTTTGTGGGCTCGATTGCCGACCACGTCACCGTACTGCACCAAGGCAGCGTGCTGGCCGAAGGCTCGCTGGAACAGGTGCAGGCGGATGAACGGGTGATTGAGGTCTACCTCGGTCGTTAG
- the urtE gene encoding urea ABC transporter ATP-binding subunit UrtE, producing MLQVEKLHQFYGGSHILRGLSFEVKVGEVTCLLGRNGVGKTTLLKCLMGLLPVKEGEVQWEGKAITALKPHQRVHAGIAYVPQGREIFGRLTVEENLLMGLSRFPGSEAKEVPAFIYELFPVLLQMKHRRGGDLSGGQQQQLAIGRALASRPRLLILDEPTEGIQPSVIKEIGAVIKMLAARGDMAILLVEQFYDFAEELADQYLVMSRGEIVQQGRGENMQTEGVRGLVTI from the coding sequence ATGCTTCAAGTCGAAAAGCTGCACCAGTTCTACGGCGGTAGCCACATCCTTCGCGGCCTGTCGTTTGAGGTCAAAGTGGGTGAAGTGACGTGCCTGCTGGGCCGCAATGGCGTGGGTAAAACCACGCTGCTCAAGTGTTTGATGGGTTTGTTGCCGGTCAAGGAAGGCGAGGTGCAATGGGAAGGCAAAGCCATTACCGCGCTCAAGCCTCACCAGCGGGTGCACGCCGGTATCGCTTACGTGCCGCAGGGCCGCGAGATTTTCGGGCGCCTGACGGTCGAAGAAAACCTGCTGATGGGCCTGTCGCGCTTTCCCGGATCTGAAGCCAAAGAAGTACCGGCGTTTATCTACGAGCTGTTTCCGGTGTTGCTGCAAATGAAGCATCGCCGTGGCGGTGACTTGTCCGGTGGCCAGCAACAACAACTGGCGATTGGCCGCGCACTGGCCAGTCGCCCGCGTTTGCTGATCCTTGACGAGCCCACCGAAGGCATTCAACCCTCGGTGATCAAGGAGATAGGCGCAGTGATCAAGATGCTCGCGGCACGCGGCGACATGGCGATTTTGCTGGTGGAGCAGTTCTACGACTTCGCCGAAGAACTGGCCGATCAGTACCTGGTGATGTCGCGCGGCGAAATCGTGCAGCAAGGCCGTGGTGAAAATATGCAAACAGAAGGTGTGCGCGGACTGGTGACGATTTAA
- a CDS encoding urease accessory protein UreD produces the protein MNLPANTALFVPSWHAELELGYGRFGDSTRPTLRRHLGPLRVQKHLYAEGPEVCQHIIVHPPGGIAGGDRLDIRARVGPGAWAQLTSPGAAKWYRAAGPAYQTVELSVAAGATLEWLPQETIVFSAAQAELSTRIDLEGDAKLFYWDMVALGRLASGERFERGHFQSGLDIRRDGQLLWHERQRIVGDDGLLDSPIGLDGNPVFATLLVTGDISAELLETCRSLPNPVRGDLTQLPGLLVARCLASEALQARGWLIDLWRLLRPALLGREAVAPRIWST, from the coding sequence ATGAACCTGCCTGCCAACACCGCCTTGTTCGTCCCCAGCTGGCATGCCGAGCTGGAGCTGGGCTATGGCCGTTTCGGTGACAGCACGCGCCCGACCCTGCGCCGCCACCTTGGCCCGTTGCGGGTGCAAAAGCACCTGTACGCCGAAGGCCCCGAAGTGTGCCAGCACATCATCGTGCACCCGCCCGGCGGGATTGCGGGCGGTGACCGGCTGGACATCCGCGCCCGTGTCGGCCCCGGTGCCTGGGCGCAACTCACCAGCCCCGGCGCGGCCAAGTGGTATCGCGCAGCGGGCCCGGCGTATCAAACCGTTGAATTAAGCGTGGCCGCAGGCGCGACCCTGGAATGGCTGCCTCAAGAAACCATCGTCTTCAGCGCGGCCCAGGCCGAACTCAGCACCCGCATCGACCTTGAAGGCGATGCCAAGTTGTTTTACTGGGACATGGTGGCGTTGGGGCGACTGGCCAGTGGCGAGCGTTTTGAGCGCGGGCACTTTCAGTCTGGGCTGGATATTCGCCGCGACGGCCAATTGCTCTGGCATGAGCGCCAGCGCATTGTCGGCGACGACGGGCTGCTGGACTCGCCCATCGGGCTGGACGGCAACCCGGTGTTTGCGACGTTGTTGGTCACGGGTGACATCAGCGCTGAACTGCTGGAAACCTGCCGCAGTTTGCCGAACCCGGTGCGCGGGGATTTGACCCAGTTGCCGGGGTTGCTGGTGGCGCGTTGTCTGGCGAGCGAAGCCTTGCAGGCACGCGGCTGGCTGATTGATTTATGGCGCTTGCTGCGCCCGGCACTGCTGGGGCGCGAGGCAGTAGCACCGAGAATCTGGAGCACCTGA
- the ureA gene encoding urease subunit gamma, giving the protein MDLTPREKDKMLIFTAGLLAERRLARGVKLNYPETIAYISAALLEGARDGRTVADLMHYGTTLLSREQVMEGIPEMIPDIQVEATFPDGTKLVTVHQPIA; this is encoded by the coding sequence ATGGACCTGACTCCACGCGAAAAAGACAAGATGCTGATCTTCACCGCTGGCCTGCTGGCTGAGCGTCGATTGGCCCGCGGCGTGAAACTCAATTACCCGGAAACCATCGCCTATATCTCTGCCGCCCTCCTCGAAGGCGCCCGCGATGGCCGCACTGTGGCGGATTTGATGCATTACGGCACCACCCTGCTCTCGCGCGAGCAAGTGATGGAAGGCATCCCGGAAATGATCCCCGACATCCAGGTCGAAGCCACCTTCCCGGATGGCACCAAGCTGGTCACTGTCCACCAACCCATCGCCTGA
- a CDS encoding N-acetyltransferase family protein: MSYVIRDAVPADLPAIRDIYNDAVLNTLAIWNEQTVDLDNRQQWFNARQAQGYPILVIVDATHAVLGYASFGDWRPFEGFRHTVEHSVYVHPEQRGKRLGPQLLAELIKRARACGKHVMVAAIESGNAASIHVHKQLGFVTSGRMPQVGIKFGDWLDLTFMQLMLNPGALPPKEHGQ; encoded by the coding sequence ATGTCTTATGTCATTCGTGATGCCGTCCCGGCTGACCTGCCGGCGATTCGCGATATTTACAACGATGCGGTGCTCAATACCCTCGCCATCTGGAACGAGCAAACCGTCGACCTCGATAACCGCCAGCAATGGTTCAACGCCCGTCAGGCGCAGGGCTACCCGATTCTGGTGATCGTCGACGCGACCCATGCTGTCCTCGGTTATGCCTCGTTTGGCGACTGGCGGCCCTTTGAAGGGTTTCGCCACACGGTCGAACACTCGGTGTACGTGCACCCCGAGCAGCGCGGCAAGCGCCTCGGCCCGCAGTTGCTGGCCGAACTGATCAAGCGCGCCCGGGCGTGCGGCAAACACGTGATGGTCGCGGCCATCGAAAGCGGCAATGCAGCGTCGATCCACGTACATAAACAGCTGGGCTTCGTCACCAGTGGGCGCATGCCGCAGGTCGGTATCAAATTCGGCGACTGGCTCGACCTGACCTTTATGCAACTCATGCTTAACCCCGGCGCACTGCCACCTAAGGAGCACGGCCAATGA
- a CDS encoding GNAT family N-acetyltransferase — MNAEQVIQVTASTFAQYREDLIVLLLDAVKHGASVGFMNDLDLPQANRYFDEVHAQLDQGNLLLWALVEEQRVLASVQLVLCQKTNGLNRAEVQKLLVLNDVRRRGLGQVLIHALEQGAREQKRGLLHLDTEAGSPAENFYSALGYTRVGELPNYCQSPDGHYSPTAIYYKTLSEPQ, encoded by the coding sequence ATGAACGCCGAACAGGTGATTCAAGTCACGGCGTCTACCTTTGCCCAGTACCGTGAAGACTTGATCGTCTTGCTGCTCGACGCCGTGAAGCATGGCGCTTCGGTCGGCTTTATGAACGACCTGGACCTGCCACAAGCCAATCGCTACTTCGACGAAGTGCATGCGCAACTGGATCAAGGCAACCTGCTGTTGTGGGCGCTGGTTGAAGAGCAGCGCGTGCTGGCCAGCGTGCAATTGGTGCTGTGCCAAAAGACCAATGGTCTGAACCGCGCCGAAGTGCAAAAGCTGCTGGTGCTCAACGACGTCCGCCGCCGCGGCTTGGGCCAAGTGCTGATTCACGCTTTGGAGCAAGGGGCACGCGAGCAAAAACGCGGCCTGCTGCACCTCGACACCGAAGCCGGTTCACCTGCCGAAAACTTCTACAGCGCGCTGGGCTACACCCGCGTCGGCGAACTGCCCAACTACTGCCAAAGCCCCGACGGCCATTACAGCCCCACGGCCATCTACTACAAAACCTTGAGTGAGCCGCAATGA
- a CDS encoding urease subunit beta, with the protein MIPGEYRVEAGEIELNVGRRTHRLSVSNRGDRPIQVGSHYHFFETNDALMFDRADSRGMRLNIPAGTAVRFEPGQTRDVELVELAGLRRVFGFAGRVMGNLD; encoded by the coding sequence ATGATTCCAGGTGAATACAGGGTTGAAGCGGGCGAGATCGAACTCAACGTCGGTCGCCGCACCCACCGCCTCAGCGTGTCCAACCGGGGCGATCGACCGATTCAAGTCGGCTCGCACTATCACTTTTTCGAAACCAACGACGCCCTGATGTTTGACCGTGCCGACAGCCGCGGCATGCGCCTCAACATCCCGGCGGGCACCGCCGTGCGCTTCGAGCCGGGCCAGACCCGCGACGTGGAACTGGTGGAACTGGCCGGGCTGCGCCGCGTGTTCGGCTTTGCCGGGCGTGTGATGGGCAATCTGGACTAA
- the ureC gene encoding urease subunit alpha, which produces MKISRQAYADMFGPTVGDKVRLADTELWIEVEQDFTTYGEEVKFGGGKVIRDGMGQSQLLAAEVVDTLITNALIIDHWGIVKADVGLKNGRIHAIGKAGNPDIQPNVTIAIGASTEVIAGEGMILTAGGIDTHIHFICPQQIEEALNSGVTTMIGGGTGPATGTNATTCTSGPWHMARMLQAADSFPMNMGFTGKGNASLPQPLIEQVEAGAIGLKLHEDWGTTPASIDNCLNVADLYDVQVAIHSDTLNESGFVETTLAAFKGRTIHTYHTEGAGGGHAPDIIKACGLTNVLPSSTNPTRPFTRNTIDEHLDMLMVCHHLDPSIAEDVAFAESRIRRETIAAEDILHDLGAFSMISSDSQAMGRVGEVITRTWQTADKMKKQRGPLPEDSPGNDNFRAKRYIAKYTINPAITHGVSHEVGSIEVGKWADLVLWRPAFFGVKPTLILKGGAIASSLMGDANASIPTPQPVHYRPMFASYGGSRHATCLTFISQAAFDAGVPEALGLKKQIAVVKGCRDVQKTNLIHNGYLPNIEVDPQTYQVKADGVLLWCEPADVLPMAQRYFLF; this is translated from the coding sequence ATGAAAATATCCCGCCAGGCTTACGCCGATATGTTCGGCCCGACTGTAGGTGACAAGGTTCGTTTGGCCGACACCGAGCTGTGGATTGAGGTCGAGCAAGACTTCACAACCTATGGTGAAGAAGTGAAGTTTGGCGGCGGCAAGGTGATCCGTGACGGCATGGGCCAAAGCCAGTTGCTCGCCGCCGAGGTCGTGGACACGCTGATCACCAACGCGCTGATCATCGATCACTGGGGCATCGTCAAAGCCGATGTGGGGCTCAAAAATGGCCGCATCCACGCCATTGGCAAAGCCGGTAATCCGGACATTCAGCCCAACGTGACCATCGCCATCGGCGCCAGCACTGAGGTCATCGCCGGTGAAGGCATGATCCTCACCGCTGGCGGCATCGACACCCATATTCACTTCATCTGCCCGCAGCAAATCGAAGAAGCGCTCAACAGCGGCGTGACCACCATGATTGGCGGCGGCACCGGTCCGGCCACGGGCACTAACGCCACCACGTGCACCTCCGGCCCGTGGCACATGGCGCGCATGCTGCAAGCCGCTGATTCGTTCCCGATGAACATGGGCTTCACCGGCAAGGGCAACGCCAGCCTGCCGCAACCGCTGATCGAGCAGGTCGAAGCCGGTGCCATTGGCCTCAAGCTGCACGAAGACTGGGGCACCACGCCCGCCTCTATCGACAACTGCCTGAACGTGGCCGACCTGTATGACGTGCAGGTGGCGATTCACAGCGACACGCTCAACGAGTCGGGCTTTGTCGAAACCACCCTGGCGGCGTTCAAGGGTCGCACCATCCACACCTACCACACCGAAGGCGCGGGCGGCGGGCATGCACCCGACATTATCAAGGCTTGCGGCCTGACCAACGTGCTGCCCAGCTCGACCAACCCGACCCGGCCGTTCACTCGCAACACCATCGACGAACACCTCGACATGCTGATGGTCTGCCATCACCTGGACCCGAGCATTGCCGAAGACGTGGCCTTCGCGGAAAGCCGCATCCGCCGTGAAACCATCGCCGCCGAAGACATCCTGCACGACCTGGGCGCGTTTTCGATGATCAGTTCTGACAGCCAGGCCATGGGCCGCGTGGGGGAAGTGATCACCCGGACGTGGCAAACCGCCGACAAGATGAAGAAGCAACGCGGCCCGCTGCCCGAAGACAGCCCCGGCAACGACAACTTCCGGGCTAAGCGCTACATCGCCAAATACACCATCAACCCGGCCATCACCCATGGTGTGAGCCACGAGGTGGGGTCGATTGAAGTGGGTAAATGGGCCGACCTGGTGCTGTGGCGCCCGGCGTTTTTCGGGGTCAAGCCGACGCTCATTCTTAAAGGCGGGGCGATTGCCTCCAGCCTGATGGGCGACGCCAATGCGTCGATCCCCACGCCGCAACCTGTGCACTATCGGCCGATGTTTGCCAGTTACGGCGGCTCACGCCACGCCACCTGCCTGACGTTTATCAGCCAGGCCGCGTTTGACGCAGGCGTCCCTGAGGCTCTGGGGTTGAAGAAGCAGATCGCAGTGGTCAAAGGGTGTCGCGATGTGCAGAAGACCAACCTGATTCACAACGGCTACCTGCCCAACATCGAGGTCGACCCACAGACGTATCAGGTCAAGGCCGATGGTGTCCTGCTGTGGTGCGAACCCGCTGATGTGCTGCCGATGGCGCAGCGCTACTTTCTGTTTTGA